Proteins from a genomic interval of Croceicoccus naphthovorans:
- a CDS encoding formate/nitrite transporter family protein has product MSYLAPSEFVPKLIDSGETKIMMSTKDTLVRAYMAGATLALAAAFAVTINVQTGQPLAGAILFPVGFCMLYLLGYDLLTGVMVLCPLAVWAKRPGCTWGGVFRNWGLVFTGNFAGALTTAVMMAIYWTYGFAAETNPVGMMFATMGEARTVGYAEYGLAGWITIFVRAMLCNWMVATGVVGATISTTVSGKIIAMWMPIMLFFYMVFEHSIVNMFLFPSGLMMGGDFSIGDYLLWNEIPVVLGNLVGGLTFVGLMLYSTHYRTSKSRTPADLKIAA; this is encoded by the coding sequence ATGTCTTACCTTGCGCCTTCGGAATTCGTGCCGAAGCTGATCGATAGCGGCGAAACGAAGATCATGATGTCCACCAAGGACACGCTGGTCCGCGCCTATATGGCCGGTGCCACGCTGGCCCTGGCCGCCGCCTTTGCCGTCACCATCAACGTACAGACCGGCCAGCCGCTGGCCGGGGCCATCCTGTTCCCGGTCGGCTTCTGCATGCTCTACCTGCTGGGTTACGACCTGTTGACCGGCGTGATGGTCCTCTGCCCCCTCGCCGTCTGGGCCAAGCGTCCGGGCTGCACATGGGGCGGCGTGTTCCGCAACTGGGGGCTGGTGTTCACCGGCAACTTCGCCGGGGCGCTGACCACGGCGGTGATGATGGCGATCTACTGGACCTATGGCTTTGCCGCCGAAACCAACCCCGTCGGCATGATGTTCGCGACGATGGGTGAGGCGCGAACGGTCGGTTACGCCGAATACGGCCTTGCCGGTTGGATCACGATCTTCGTGCGCGCCATGCTGTGCAACTGGATGGTCGCGACCGGTGTCGTCGGTGCCACGATCTCTACCACGGTGTCGGGCAAGATCATCGCGATGTGGATGCCGATCATGCTGTTCTTCTACATGGTCTTCGAACACTCGATCGTGAACATGTTCCTGTTCCCGTCGGGCCTGATGATGGGCGGCGATTTCTCGATCGGCGACTACCTGCTGTGGAACGAGATTCCGGTCGTCCTCGGCAACCTTGTCGGCGGCCTGACCTTCGTCGGCCTGATGCTCTATTCGACGCACTATCGCACGTCGAAGAGCCGCACGCCGGCAGACCTGAAGATCGCGGCCTGA